Proteins from a single region of Candidatus Kryptoniota bacterium:
- a CDS encoding TonB-dependent receptor produces the protein MKHALRIFVRSVGANGRSPSIRSTFILVGILFLASAQTLMATGTVKGKVYDKDTKTELPGANILVKGTSIGAATDINGAYSIPNAPAGAQTIVVSYVGYRSSSVDVTIVDGGTTTQDFYLEPVAVQGKEVIVTAQAQGQIQAINQQLTSNKIVNVVSDAKIQQLPDFNAAQAISRLPGVSVTNSSGEANKVVIRGLAPEYNEVAVSGVTVASTGSAQIGATSHIASPGGGSINNDRSVDLTMVTPYMIKSIEVYKTLTPDMNANAIGGFVNMSLREAPSGIHGDALWQSGYTQKSNTYGNYRAVASASDRFFNDMLGVYVLGNAEQYDRNSDNMTASYTIPVADSVKVTNVGLQRHIETRKRYGGNLILDYKFPSGSIKSINMISRLNSNSQDYTENLNYSGRALSFTYGAGNQNTDLAVNTLNIVNDFGFVSVDLLAGNTYSRNHLPAFPDFQFHQQQSYPPTPLNTIPEDLSTETKYQGTDATILDDMGLFSSDYHENDQVYKGDFKVPLNFGNSVSGFFKFGGEYRYNYHTNDQSTPYGNISGPVAGGGTTTDPNTIMGDSLIAHFPQLKGASGNFTGTYFTTPLGSNLYNSFLNDNFGKIYWIVDPTILNYAVNYLSTDTIFRAKSGAGGWYDGIYQNYPNDYKYIERYYAAYLMSELDFGPDLMVVGGARYEEDKSLFFAWDVLDDPSPSNQRAYPVTSYPESHYWLPMVQAKYDIADWADLRYSYTQTLARPGYSQLDPHFYLDYSHNNVWAGNPNLKPAQAYNHDIELTLHSNGIGLITIGAFYKTISHFTYPTSYPMLDDPSSVPAGFDSTGSFRFPNGVKPNQQVGAVYTYINSPYKALLKGVEADFETRFWYLPSPLDGVVFGINYTHISSSATYPFLFVRTINNPTPPPRFKTILVDSSRSGRLLDQPNDILNTYIGYDYEGFSARVSFVFQGNSVNYVGQYPQQDGYTRNYFRIDASARQMLPWMGAQIYLDANNLNSESNISAQQTIGGFTSEQYYGLTADLGIRITL, from the coding sequence AAAGTCTACGATAAGGATACGAAGACAGAGCTTCCCGGTGCCAACATTCTGGTGAAGGGAACAAGTATCGGGGCGGCTACCGATATCAACGGAGCTTACAGTATTCCGAATGCTCCAGCAGGTGCCCAGACGATTGTAGTTTCCTATGTGGGTTATCGCTCGTCGAGTGTAGATGTAACTATTGTCGATGGCGGTACCACAACGCAGGATTTTTATCTTGAGCCGGTTGCGGTCCAGGGCAAGGAAGTCATTGTCACTGCCCAGGCACAGGGGCAGATCCAGGCGATCAACCAGCAGCTGACTTCGAACAAAATTGTGAACGTCGTGTCGGATGCGAAGATTCAGCAGCTCCCCGACTTCAACGCGGCACAGGCCATAAGCCGTTTGCCGGGCGTCTCAGTCACAAATAGCTCTGGCGAGGCTAACAAGGTCGTGATCAGAGGTCTGGCTCCTGAATACAATGAAGTGGCAGTAAGCGGAGTGACAGTTGCATCAACTGGAAGCGCTCAGATCGGTGCGACTTCACACATTGCCTCGCCCGGCGGCGGATCAATCAACAACGATAGAAGCGTTGACCTTACCATGGTTACTCCATACATGATTAAGTCAATTGAAGTTTACAAAACGCTTACTCCGGATATGAACGCGAATGCCATCGGGGGTTTTGTCAACATGTCTCTAAGAGAGGCGCCGTCCGGAATCCATGGCGACGCTTTGTGGCAATCGGGCTACACGCAGAAGAGCAACACGTACGGAAATTACAGAGCTGTGGCATCGGCCAGCGATCGCTTTTTTAATGATATGCTCGGAGTGTATGTGCTCGGAAATGCAGAGCAGTACGACAGAAATTCAGATAACATGACTGCCTCATACACTATCCCGGTTGCTGATTCGGTGAAGGTGACGAATGTTGGACTTCAGCGTCATATAGAAACCAGGAAACGGTACGGTGGAAATCTAATTCTTGATTACAAGTTCCCCTCGGGCTCGATTAAATCGATAAATATGATTAGCCGTCTGAATTCCAATTCTCAAGATTATACGGAGAACCTGAATTATTCGGGTAGAGCGCTCAGTTTCACGTATGGGGCGGGAAATCAAAATACTGATCTTGCCGTCAACACATTAAATATCGTGAATGATTTCGGGTTCGTGTCTGTAGATTTGTTAGCTGGCAATACTTATTCCCGTAACCATCTTCCAGCCTTCCCTGATTTTCAATTTCACCAACAGCAATCGTATCCTCCAACTCCTCTCAACACCATTCCGGAGGATTTATCGACTGAGACAAAGTATCAAGGCACTGATGCCACGATACTCGACGATATGGGTTTGTTTAGTTCCGACTATCACGAGAACGACCAGGTTTACAAAGGCGATTTCAAAGTGCCATTGAATTTCGGGAATTCAGTTTCGGGCTTCTTCAAATTCGGCGGCGAGTATCGTTACAACTATCACACTAATGATCAAAGTACACCTTACGGAAATATAAGCGGACCGGTTGCTGGAGGAGGGACTACCACTGATCCTAATACGATAATGGGTGATTCTCTCATAGCGCATTTCCCTCAACTCAAAGGGGCCAGTGGCAATTTCACCGGTACTTATTTCACGACGCCTCTCGGTTCGAATCTTTACAACAGTTTCCTCAACGACAACTTTGGAAAGATATACTGGATTGTCGACCCAACTATTTTGAATTATGCCGTTAATTATCTCTCCACCGACACCATTTTCCGTGCGAAAAGTGGTGCGGGTGGGTGGTATGATGGCATATATCAAAATTATCCTAACGACTATAAATACATAGAGAGGTATTACGCAGCATACTTGATGTCAGAATTAGATTTCGGACCTGACCTTATGGTGGTCGGAGGTGCGAGATACGAAGAGGATAAATCGCTGTTCTTTGCGTGGGACGTACTCGATGATCCTAGTCCTTCAAATCAACGGGCTTACCCCGTGACCAGTTATCCGGAAAGTCATTACTGGCTCCCAATGGTACAGGCGAAATATGATATTGCCGATTGGGCTGATCTGCGATATTCATATACGCAGACACTTGCACGGCCCGGTTATTCGCAACTTGATCCACACTTCTACCTGGACTACAGCCATAATAATGTTTGGGCGGGGAACCCTAATCTCAAGCCTGCACAGGCGTACAATCATGATATTGAGCTTACGCTTCACAGCAATGGCATAGGACTCATTACCATAGGGGCATTTTACAAAACCATATCGCACTTCACGTACCCCACGTCATACCCAATGCTTGATGATCCGAGTAGTGTCCCGGCCGGATTTGACTCTACCGGTTCATTCCGTTTTCCAAATGGAGTTAAGCCAAATCAGCAGGTCGGAGCGGTGTATACTTACATAAACAGCCCTTACAAGGCTTTACTGAAAGGCGTCGAAGCAGATTTCGAAACGAGATTCTGGTATTTGCCGTCTCCGTTAGATGGGGTCGTTTTCGGTATCAACTACACTCATATTTCGTCGTCAGCGACATATCCGTTTCTGTTCGTTCGTACTATCAACAATCCTACTCCGCCGCCGAGATTCAAGACCATTTTGGTCGATAGTTCACGCAGCGGAAGATTGCTTGACCAGCCAAACGACATACTGAACACTTACATAGGTTATGACTATGAAGGGTTCTCTGCCAGGGTGTCTTTTGTTTTCCAGGGGAATTCTGTCAACTATGTTGGGCAGTATCCTCAACAGGACGGATATACCAGGAATTATTTTCGAATTGATGCCTCGGCAAGGCAGATGCTTCCCTGGATGGGAGCTCAAATCTACCTGGATGCCAATAACCTAAACAGCGAGTCCAATATTTCCGCTCAGCAGACCATTGGCGGTTTCACATCCGAGCAATATTACGGCCTTACCGCGGACTTAGGAATTCGGATCACGCTGTGA
- a CDS encoding T9SS type A sorting domain-containing protein, producing the protein MKHFIRALFLLAAMIPLSLYAQTDTVDVPADGASGGNLDGAINTAISQGTLSNTVFRLAAGSGYGQDYILNGIVTTPVHQKLTIIAPDPTPSSPPPQIVMNAQGGVTWTENFDCFGDLYMKNLWIMYVNTSGTQNGAGLFIEDDSIANQSGEGEYGYFENCIFDMQKTSANGCINPECLHFRGTFKNCYFRNDVDNYFIYYGRAISWQYSDTKWHTDSLSFENCTFANLGYVLMNEKPCYSDYVWFNHCTFLNICCYPLEGDVWHWLNVSNCIFVNTWMYGDNQSSLYSRFPRGAGTNPGGAIFSVDSLAASNYSQGTDAVTFPYTDADRHILFANNSFYEEKWLTDYWFSNPITIYPASDTSQPRPEPMINHPTLLMFGNDSLGQKRFPLMNLANLYPSDDTSYNASIANPGFVLPPTQADSIKRFLNGRYFTSEQINWAYNQGKDDINGGWPMGEDLSYDAGSPLYAAGISGFPLGDLFHWWGPNSLSDKYTPWKAQQAQEDTLIHHALATGDLTGIITAVKPRPGTPETYVLLQNYPNPFNPTTTIEYSVPNNGFVTLKVYNILGQEVTTLFSGVRQAGNYQATFEGAKFASGVYFYRLNAGSVSITRKLVLMK; encoded by the coding sequence ATGAAACATTTTATACGTGCGCTGTTTCTCTTGGCGGCCATGATACCGCTGTCATTGTACGCACAAACTGATACGGTAGATGTTCCTGCTGACGGTGCGAGCGGAGGAAATCTTGATGGCGCCATCAACACGGCCATAAGTCAAGGGACGCTGTCCAACACTGTTTTCAGGTTGGCCGCCGGATCTGGATACGGTCAGGATTATATCTTGAACGGTATAGTCACCACTCCAGTTCATCAGAAGCTCACCATAATCGCTCCGGATCCGACGCCCTCTTCGCCGCCTCCGCAGATAGTGATGAACGCACAGGGAGGTGTGACATGGACGGAGAACTTCGACTGCTTCGGTGATCTCTACATGAAAAATCTGTGGATAATGTATGTAAACACCAGTGGCACGCAAAATGGTGCCGGTTTATTCATAGAAGACGACAGTATCGCAAATCAAAGCGGTGAAGGAGAATACGGCTATTTCGAAAACTGTATTTTCGATATGCAGAAAACGAGTGCGAATGGTTGCATAAATCCGGAATGCCTGCATTTCAGAGGAACTTTCAAGAACTGCTATTTCCGGAACGACGTTGATAATTACTTCATCTATTATGGTCGAGCAATCTCCTGGCAGTATAGTGATACAAAGTGGCACACCGACAGTCTCTCGTTCGAGAATTGTACCTTTGCTAACCTGGGGTATGTTCTAATGAATGAGAAGCCTTGCTACTCGGACTATGTGTGGTTCAATCATTGCACATTCCTGAATATTTGCTGTTATCCTTTGGAAGGAGACGTGTGGCATTGGCTTAACGTCAGCAATTGTATTTTCGTGAATACATGGATGTATGGTGACAATCAAAGCAGTCTCTATAGTAGATTCCCAAGAGGGGCAGGCACCAATCCAGGCGGCGCCATATTTTCAGTCGACAGTTTAGCCGCCAGCAACTACTCTCAGGGCACTGACGCAGTAACATTTCCATACACCGATGCCGACAGGCACATACTTTTTGCCAACAACAGCTTTTATGAAGAGAAATGGTTGACGGACTACTGGTTCAGCAATCCAATTACTATTTATCCCGCTAGCGACACGTCTCAGCCGCGTCCTGAGCCGATGATAAATCACCCAACTCTTCTGATGTTTGGGAATGATTCTTTGGGTCAGAAACGTTTTCCTCTGATGAACCTGGCAAATCTTTACCCGTCTGATGATACCTCTTACAATGCTTCGATTGCGAACCCCGGCTTCGTTCTGCCTCCGACCCAAGCTGACAGCATCAAGCGCTTCTTGAACGGAAGATACTTTACCAGCGAACAGATCAACTGGGCGTATAACCAGGGCAAGGATGATATAAACGGTGGATGGCCAATGGGCGAAGACCTGTCTTATGATGCGGGCTCTCCATTATACGCTGCGGGAATAAGCGGTTTTCCACTTGGAGATTTATTTCATTGGTGGGGTCCAAATTCTTTGTCTGATAAATACACACCGTGGAAGGCACAGCAAGCGCAGGAAGATACTTTGATCCATCATGCACTTGCTACGGGAGATCTTACGGGAATTATAACCGCCGTGAAGCCGCGTCCTGGTACACCTGAGACTTATGTGCTTCTTCAGAACTATCCTAATCCGTTCAACCCGACGACAACCATCGAATACTCGGTACCGAATAACGGATTTGTTACTCTGAAGGTTTATAATATTCTTGGACAGGAAGTAACCACGCTCTTCTCTGGTGTCCGGCAAGCAGGGAATTATCAGGCGACGTTTGAGGGCGCAAAGTTCGCCAGCGGGGTCTATTTCTACAGGCTGAATGCCGGCAGTGTGTCTATTACAAGGAAATTAGTTCTCATGAAATAG
- a CDS encoding glycosyl hydrolase family 8 yields MKINGSLAAASLTVLLFNASPCRTQTGSQRSGSYYSGRYVNLFVQLLGKNESETRGKIDTAFNRLFFGGDESQRVCYPAGDDMGYVEDIANGDVRTEGMSYGMMIAVQMDRKDVFDRIWKWAKSNMQVQAGPHSGYFAWHCKTDGTVLDSTAASDGEQWFVMSLLFASARWGNGNGIYDYRTEAQEILNTMLHKEDEPDHGNVTDMFDAKSKLVSFVPAAQASWFTDPSYQLPHFYELWARWTNNQFWCDAAKASRDLLQQAADPKTGLSPDYSNFDGGPLDRWGRGHDDFRFDAWRVAMNIAMDHEWFDKDPREVEEANRLLNFFYSQGIDAYVNQYSLNGKPLSHDRSLGLVAMNAVAAVASTNRNRQEFVEKLWNSPVPSGFYRYYDGMLYMLAMLQVSGNFRIYDPTGKPVEACTK; encoded by the coding sequence ATGAAAATAAATGGAAGTCTCGCTGCGGCATCTCTAACCGTTTTACTCTTTAACGCCTCTCCGTGTCGCACCCAGACCGGATCCCAACGGTCGGGCTCATATTATTCAGGCAGATATGTAAACCTCTTCGTCCAGCTGCTTGGTAAGAACGAAAGTGAAACACGCGGGAAGATCGATACCGCATTCAACCGGTTGTTCTTCGGCGGCGACGAATCCCAGCGAGTTTGCTACCCCGCCGGAGATGACATGGGCTATGTGGAAGATATTGCGAACGGCGACGTCAGAACCGAGGGAATGTCTTACGGAATGATGATAGCTGTCCAAATGGACAGAAAAGATGTCTTCGACCGAATCTGGAAGTGGGCGAAATCGAATATGCAAGTTCAAGCCGGACCGCATTCCGGTTACTTTGCGTGGCACTGCAAAACCGACGGGACAGTTCTCGATTCAACTGCGGCTTCTGACGGTGAACAGTGGTTCGTTATGTCTTTGCTTTTCGCTTCGGCGAGATGGGGAAATGGGAACGGAATTTATGATTACCGGACCGAAGCGCAAGAGATTCTGAATACGATGCTCCATAAAGAAGATGAACCGGACCACGGGAACGTAACCGACATGTTCGACGCAAAGTCTAAGCTCGTCTCTTTCGTGCCGGCGGCCCAGGCATCATGGTTCACCGACCCATCGTACCAACTCCCTCACTTCTACGAATTGTGGGCGAGATGGACGAACAACCAGTTCTGGTGCGACGCGGCGAAAGCTAGTCGGGATCTTCTTCAACAGGCAGCGGATCCGAAGACGGGTCTCTCCCCCGATTACTCAAACTTCGATGGTGGCCCTCTCGACAGATGGGGACGCGGACACGATGATTTCCGCTTTGACGCGTGGCGCGTCGCTATGAATATCGCGATGGATCACGAGTGGTTTGACAAAGATCCGCGGGAAGTCGAAGAAGCAAACCGGCTTCTGAACTTTTTTTATTCACAGGGGATAGACGCGTATGTGAACCAATACTCGCTCAACGGAAAGCCTCTGTCTCACGATCGCAGCCTGGGCCTTGTAGCGATGAACGCGGTTGCGGCAGTTGCGTCGACGAACCGGAACAGGCAAGAATTTGTCGAGAAGCTCTGGAATAGTCCTGTCCCCAGCGGTTTCTACAGATATTATGACGGGATGTTGTACATGCTCGCAATGCTTCAGGTAAGCGGCAACTTCAGAATATATGATCCAACAGGGAAACCGGTTGAAGCTTGTACGAAATGA
- a CDS encoding FG-GAP-like repeat-containing protein has protein sequence MKTFIRSATAGLFLLLLGISTVNAQEVTFSAGPTFPTLTGAGANGGFAWADLKGSGNLDVFIPSNILLHNSITAFTQDATATANITPNTNSTGLLLADFNGDGVPDLFSTNGGNPNTGLFYDSAGVFIPATGTGDLATAGVTGEVFQGASAAPIDHSNYLSIAYPGTFTGITGSSVPYGGGIWLLKGGPTGFTDIGKGATAGNLAIDTAHSFESWDVRFFDANNDGYQDLLMPSFRNGFSRINTKSSGGVNGCVLFLNDGTVKFYVPTATTLGRSIYALDSVTLTYNGAADSIEYASIHPDTGIIVDDTVRHFSAIGEQWGDLNNDGIPDLVLNGLNLTDNRDGNDTLRSDIILYGKGDGTFTYKWNGVQVVANNGLTQVTSQRAMSIGDYNNDGLQDIYTIQTYGPQHLYRNNGDGTFTDEATTDGLATSGARAGQLVDYNNDGFLDIFQYTGGTPALQLNGGNSNHWIAFKPIGTGHNKSAIGAKFTVWTGGHQQVRVIRAEGGSAGMGGTLRANFGLGTATTVDSVHVQWPDGTSQTLVLKDGVNRYYTVKEGELVPAVPALVSPKNDSTGVATSLTLNWNSAANATGYHVQLSLDPTFQTNVLVNDSTATTSSAVTGLGYSSWYYWRVAAYDTDYTSGFSIADSFQTIVQAPVEVPTLLLPANKATNQPYKLKLAISKTSDAAQYNWQVSTDGTFGSSFAVNDSTIDTTNTVMLAGGTKYYWRVRGVNPGGAAAFSSADTFTVMTVPAVPVLAFPAQGQMSVRADTLILKWHAVAADTGYICQISTSKSFSSLVFTSDTTRDTTFKATSLHNLSWYYWRVASYNAGGASAYSAIDSFETIVPLPAAPTLSSPASSATGVGRLTTFVWRTMTYATLYHLQVATANDFSTIVRDTTSSDTTVTLSIHLDASTRYYWHVSAIDTKGEGVFSSTRTFVTGLIDAVDEQGGNIPKEFALLQNYPNPFNPSTTISYDIPKSSYVKVVIYDILGRQVATLADGLQQANHYIMQWSPAGLSSGVYFCRIQANSQDGKNSFASVKKLIFMK, from the coding sequence ATGAAAACATTTATACGTTCAGCAACAGCGGGATTGTTCTTGCTGTTGCTGGGCATCAGCACAGTGAATGCGCAGGAGGTGACATTCTCCGCAGGTCCGACGTTTCCCACGCTAACGGGTGCCGGCGCAAACGGCGGCTTTGCATGGGCAGACCTGAAAGGGAGTGGGAATTTGGATGTCTTCATTCCATCCAATATCCTTCTTCATAACAGCATCACAGCGTTCACCCAGGATGCGACTGCCACGGCGAATATTACGCCTAATACTAACTCGACCGGTTTGCTACTCGCCGATTTTAATGGCGACGGCGTTCCCGACCTGTTTTCAACCAATGGCGGCAATCCCAATACCGGTCTATTTTATGACAGCGCCGGGGTGTTCATACCGGCGACCGGCACTGGCGATCTTGCGACGGCGGGAGTTACTGGCGAAGTCTTCCAGGGGGCTTCGGCGGCACCTATCGATCACAGCAATTACCTCAGCATCGCGTATCCTGGTACCTTCACAGGTATTACGGGCTCGTCAGTGCCATACGGCGGAGGTATCTGGCTCCTTAAAGGAGGTCCGACCGGCTTTACTGATATAGGAAAAGGAGCAACAGCTGGAAATCTTGCCATAGACACCGCCCATTCATTCGAATCCTGGGATGTACGCTTCTTCGACGCAAATAATGACGGCTACCAAGATTTGTTGATGCCGAGTTTCCGAAACGGATTTTCCCGAATAAACACCAAATCATCGGGCGGTGTAAATGGTTGCGTCCTGTTCTTGAATGATGGTACAGTCAAGTTTTATGTGCCGACTGCAACGACTCTTGGACGCTCAATCTATGCTCTCGATTCTGTAACACTTACCTATAATGGGGCTGCTGACAGTATTGAATATGCCAGCATTCATCCGGATACAGGAATCATTGTCGATGATACCGTCCGCCACTTCTCTGCCATTGGTGAGCAATGGGGTGACCTCAATAACGATGGTATCCCCGATCTCGTATTAAACGGTCTTAATTTAACCGATAACAGGGACGGTAATGATACCTTAAGGTCCGATATTATCCTGTACGGAAAGGGAGACGGCACGTTTACGTACAAGTGGAATGGAGTGCAAGTCGTTGCCAATAACGGATTGACCCAGGTCACATCCCAACGGGCAATGAGCATAGGCGACTACAATAATGATGGGTTGCAGGATATATATACAATCCAAACCTACGGACCCCAACACCTTTACAGGAACAACGGTGATGGTACGTTCACTGACGAAGCGACCACAGATGGACTGGCGACAAGTGGTGCGCGCGCTGGACAGTTAGTCGACTATAATAACGACGGATTCCTTGACATATTCCAGTATACCGGTGGTACTCCTGCACTGCAGCTGAACGGCGGCAATTCCAACCATTGGATTGCGTTCAAGCCGATTGGCACTGGTCATAACAAGTCGGCAATCGGAGCAAAGTTCACCGTGTGGACCGGAGGACATCAACAAGTTCGCGTCATCCGTGCAGAAGGCGGCTCCGCAGGTATGGGCGGAACATTGAGAGCAAACTTCGGCCTTGGCACAGCGACCACGGTTGACAGCGTGCACGTTCAGTGGCCCGATGGAACCAGCCAGACCCTTGTTCTCAAAGATGGGGTCAATCGGTATTATACTGTCAAGGAAGGCGAGCTGGTGCCCGCTGTTCCTGCCCTTGTCAGCCCGAAGAATGACTCGACGGGAGTGGCAACCTCGCTGACACTAAATTGGAACAGTGCCGCCAACGCTACTGGTTATCATGTGCAACTCTCGCTTGATCCCACATTTCAGACGAACGTTCTCGTGAACGATTCGACGGCCACAACTAGCAGCGCAGTTACTGGACTCGGCTATAGTTCATGGTATTACTGGCGCGTTGCCGCGTATGACACCGATTACACGAGCGGCTTCTCCATAGCTGATTCCTTCCAGACCATCGTACAGGCTCCGGTAGAAGTGCCCACGTTGCTCTTGCCTGCAAACAAAGCAACGAACCAGCCTTACAAGCTTAAACTGGCGATAAGCAAAACATCGGATGCTGCACAATATAATTGGCAGGTGTCGACTGACGGTACATTTGGTTCAAGCTTTGCCGTCAATGATTCAACTATCGACACGACGAATACCGTGATGCTCGCCGGCGGCACGAAGTATTATTGGCGTGTACGCGGAGTCAACCCCGGTGGCGCGGCTGCCTTTTCGTCTGCCGATACGTTTACGGTCATGACTGTTCCGGCAGTACCGGTGCTTGCATTCCCTGCACAAGGTCAAATGTCTGTGCGTGCAGATACCCTGATTTTGAAGTGGCACGCTGTGGCGGCTGACACTGGGTATATTTGTCAGATCTCCACAAGCAAATCGTTCTCTTCGTTAGTATTTACTTCGGATACGACGAGAGACACGACGTTCAAGGCCACTTCATTGCACAATCTCAGCTGGTACTACTGGCGTGTAGCGTCATACAACGCTGGCGGCGCAAGCGCATATAGCGCGATAGATTCATTCGAGACGATTGTCCCGCTCCCCGCCGCTCCGACGCTCTCTTCACCTGCTAGCAGCGCGACGGGTGTCGGTCGGTTGACAACCTTTGTGTGGCGCACCATGACGTATGCGACACTCTACCACCTGCAAGTCGCAACGGCTAATGACTTTTCTACTATAGTGCGCGACACGACATCCAGTGATACCACGGTAACTTTGTCGATTCATTTGGATGCCAGCACGAGATACTATTGGCATGTAAGCGCAATCGATACCAAGGGGGAAGGTGTATTCTCATCTACGAGGACCTTCGTCACAGGATTAATAGACGCGGTTGATGAACAAGGCGGCAACATTCCGAAAGAGTTCGCGCTCTTGCAGAACTACCCGAATCCGTTCAACCCGTCGACCACGATCAGTTATGACATACCGAAGAGTTCGTACGTGAAGGTTGTAATTTACGACATACTCGGTCGGCAGGTCGCAACGCTCGCGGATGGCTTGCAACAGGCGAACCACTACATCATGCAGTGGTCACCGGCAGGCCTGAGCAGCGGCGTGTACTTCTGCCGCATCCAGGCCAACAGCCAGGACGGGAAGAATAGTTTCGCTTCCGTCAAGAAACTGATCTTCATGAAGTAA